One part of the Sciurus carolinensis chromosome 4, mSciCar1.2, whole genome shotgun sequence genome encodes these proteins:
- the LOC124981917 gene encoding olfactory receptor 9K2-like → MGDEGGDNHSEVTDFILVGIRVRPELHSLLFLLFLIIYGMVLLGNLCMIGIIVTDPRLNTPMYFFLGNLSVIDLSYSTVIVPKAMANILSQKKTISFAGCVTQLFLYALFMVTEAFVLAAMAYDRFIAICNPLLYSVRMSRSICIQLVAGSYLCGWVSSILQISVTFSMSFCASRVIDHFYCDSNPIEKISCSNTFINKMVSFSLAILIILPTIIVIVVSYMYIVSTVLKIPSTEGRKKAFSTCSSHLGVVSLLYGTVSFVYLTPPNNPELRKVASVCYILFTPMLNPLIYSLRNKDVKDAMRKVLWKKKLSL, encoded by the coding sequence ATGGGTGACGAGGGAGGAGACAACCATTCAGAAGTGACTGACTTCATTCTTGTAGGCATCAGGGTCCGTCCAGAGCTCCACAGTCTCCTCTTTCTACTATTCCTGATTATTTATGGGATGGTTCTTCTGGGGAACCTTTGCATGATTGGCATCATTGTGACTGATCCCCGGCTGAACACACCAATGTATTTCTTCCTAGGCAACCTCTCCGTCATTGATCTCTCCTACTCCACTGTTATTGTACCTAAAGCCATGGCCAACATCCTGTCTCAGAAAAAGACCATATCCTTTGCAGGTTGCGTGACTCAGCTCTTCCTTTATGCACTTTTCATGGTAACGGAGGCCTTTGTCCTGGCagccatggcctatgaccgcttcaTTGCCATCTGCAATCCTCTTCTTTATAGTGTCCGCATGTCAAGAAGTATCTGTATCCAGCTGGTGGCTGGTTCCTATCTCTGTGGCTGGGTCAGTTCCATCCTTCAAATCAGTGTAACGTTCTCCATGTCTTTCTGTGCTTCTCGAGTCATTGATCATTTCTACTGTGATTCAAACCCGATTGAAAAGATCTCCTGCTCTAATACGTTTATTAATAAGATGGTGTCATTTAGTTTGGCTATTCTCATTATTTTGCCCACAATAATTGTTATTGTAGTATCGTACATGTACATTGTATCCACAGTCTTGAAGATTCCCTCGACTGAAGGCAGAAagaaagccttctccacctgcagcTCCCACTTAGGGGTTGTGAGTTTGCTTTATGGGACTGTCTCCTTTGTGTATCTCACGCCTCCAAATAACCCTGAGCTCCGTAAAGTGGCCTCCGTATGTTACATTCTGTTCACACCTATGCTGAATCCCTTAATCTACTCTCTAAGAAATAAGGATGTCAAAGATGCCATGAGAAAagtcttatggaagaaaaaactTTCACTCTAA